A single Bosea sp. PAMC 26642 DNA region contains:
- a CDS encoding OmpA family protein — translation MVKPAGWLWGLVPLAVLWFAGNAMLGDAIERDVGHRSTVAAVAAGGEVPGARPVTVRVVGRDIDVGGETLSTEGAGAAMSRLRAEFGVRRALGGLSQAVAQKPYSWSATRLTEAVVISGFTPDEATAMANVAAAREALPNLRIDDRQSLAFGAPQGFAAITRSIIAELAKLSAGKVALDDQRFCIEGQAATPEQFLALKQASAALAQDGFQAVDCALEPPRIADFRWSAERGADGAIDVTGFYPSDAVRQQIATLLRRSFPDPIRISDATLPALGEPSAFLLKATRAIADLARLRSGKVEIGGESYRLSGEGPADYDSCQALRLQIAQADGPDSVAQASIACPPAPPPPPPLPEMPALPDIPPLDLSMPAPPASLPAPAVPLRWSATLEGGRLALSGTVRDEAARAVMLDLARQMVPGATIADGLTLEPNLSEAPGPSGAIRFLLESLGRMTQGAASIQGPRASLSGAVADSEALRRLTTALAQRPLPGGVELSGGLAQIALRPYVLTASVDRSGLTLSGALPDDAARAALLTLVEASPLEGKLTDETQIVPGAPAGFSVAAREAVTNLLRLDLGTARLSEDGLVIQGLTCRDLIKAEVETSLASRLPAGMTGRAEIGLRQTGCLIDPPNTCQADLDALTKRNTVLFAQGASTVALDAPTDRVIGEVFDILKQCPNSRITIEGHTNVDGERYGFDNRDLSNRRAMRVRDELVRRGVDAGQLAATGYGSERPLSPHGTAEARVANRRVQFTVAK, via the coding sequence ATGGTCAAGCCGGCTGGGTGGTTGTGGGGGCTGGTGCCGCTGGCCGTGCTCTGGTTTGCCGGGAACGCCATGCTCGGCGATGCCATCGAGCGCGATGTCGGCCATCGGTCCACGGTCGCGGCCGTCGCTGCCGGCGGCGAGGTGCCCGGCGCGCGGCCGGTCACGGTCCGCGTCGTCGGACGCGATATCGATGTCGGCGGCGAAACGCTGTCGACCGAGGGCGCCGGTGCCGCGATGTCGCGGCTGCGGGCAGAATTCGGCGTCCGCCGCGCGCTCGGCGGTCTCTCGCAGGCCGTAGCCCAAAAACCCTATAGCTGGTCGGCGACGCGCCTGACGGAGGCCGTTGTTATAAGCGGTTTCACACCGGACGAGGCAACCGCGATGGCCAACGTCGCGGCCGCGCGCGAAGCGCTGCCGAACCTGCGCATCGACGACCGGCAAAGTCTTGCCTTCGGAGCGCCTCAGGGCTTCGCCGCGATCACCCGCTCTATCATCGCCGAACTCGCCAAACTCTCGGCCGGCAAGGTCGCGCTCGACGACCAACGTTTCTGCATCGAAGGGCAGGCCGCGACCCCAGAGCAGTTTCTGGCGTTGAAGCAAGCCAGCGCCGCGCTCGCCCAAGACGGCTTCCAGGCTGTCGATTGCGCGCTCGAACCGCCGCGCATTGCCGACTTCCGCTGGAGTGCCGAGCGCGGCGCCGACGGCGCGATCGACGTGACCGGGTTCTACCCCTCTGACGCTGTCAGGCAGCAGATCGCAACGCTGTTGCGCCGCAGCTTCCCCGATCCGATCCGCATTTCCGATGCGACCCTGCCGGCTCTCGGGGAGCCGAGCGCCTTTCTGCTCAAGGCGACCCGCGCCATCGCCGATCTCGCCAGATTGCGCAGCGGCAAGGTCGAGATCGGCGGCGAGAGCTACCGCCTGAGCGGCGAGGGGCCGGCCGACTACGACTCCTGTCAGGCGCTTCGACTCCAGATCGCGCAGGCCGACGGCCCCGATTCCGTCGCGCAGGCAAGCATCGCCTGTCCGCCAGCGCCGCCGCCACCGCCTCCGCTCCCGGAGATGCCGGCGCTGCCGGACATTCCGCCGCTCGACCTGTCCATGCCGGCCCCGCCAGCCTCATTGCCCGCGCCGGCGGTACCGCTACGCTGGAGCGCGACGCTGGAAGGCGGACGGCTGGCGCTGTCGGGTACCGTCCGTGACGAAGCCGCGCGTGCCGTCATGCTCGATTTGGCTCGGCAGATGGTTCCAGGCGCGACGATCGCGGACGGCCTGACGCTCGAGCCCAATCTGAGCGAAGCGCCGGGTCCATCTGGCGCGATTCGCTTTTTACTCGAATCTCTGGGCCGTATGACGCAAGGAGCGGCTTCGATCCAGGGACCGCGGGCCAGCCTCTCGGGCGCGGTAGCGGACAGCGAGGCCCTGCGTCGGTTGACGACGGCGCTGGCGCAGAGGCCGCTTCCGGGCGGGGTGGAACTGAGCGGTGGACTGGCCCAGATCGCGCTGCGCCCCTATGTGCTCACGGCCTCCGTCGATCGCTCGGGCTTGACCCTGTCGGGCGCATTGCCGGACGATGCCGCACGCGCTGCGCTCCTGACTCTGGTCGAGGCGTCTCCGCTCGAGGGCAAGCTCACCGACGAGACGCAGATCGTTCCCGGCGCGCCGGCGGGCTTTTCCGTCGCCGCCCGCGAAGCGGTGACGAACCTGTTGCGGCTCGATCTCGGTACGGCGCGGCTCAGCGAGGATGGACTGGTGATACAGGGCCTGACCTGCCGTGACCTCATCAAGGCCGAGGTCGAGACAAGCCTGGCCTCGCGCCTGCCGGCGGGCATGACGGGGCGTGCCGAGATCGGATTGCGCCAGACGGGCTGCCTTATCGATCCGCCCAACACCTGCCAGGCCGATCTCGATGCCCTGACCAAACGCAACACGGTCCTCTTCGCGCAGGGCGCCTCTACGGTGGCGCTCGACGCCCCGACGGATCGCGTCATCGGCGAAGTCTTCGATATCCTGAAGCAATGCCCGAATTCGCGCATCACCATCGAAGGCCACACCAATGTCGATGGCGAGCGCTATGGCTTCGACAATCGCGACCTGTCGAACCGCCGCGCCATGCGTGTCCGCGACGAACTCGTCAGGCGCGGTGTCGATGCCGGCCAGTTGGCCGCGACCGGGTACGGCTCCGAGCGGCCGCTCTCGCCGCACGGCACGGCCGAGGCGCGCGTCGCGAACCGCCGCGTCCAGTTCACCGTGGCGAAGTAA
- a CDS encoding porin, producing the protein MKLVKSLLLGSAAGIAAVAGAQAADLPSRKAAPVEYVRVCSAYGAGFFYIPGTETCLRVSGRVRAEYLVGERFGDNQDAYGTRARGRLNIDARTATAYGTLRTYIRYELTNNSGLYSTAGISPFNAGASVPTAGFGRGVGTTGSLLDMAFVQFGPITAGRAQSFFDFYPNDFNFNSVRTADSRLNLLAYTATFGSGFSATVSLEDRVSGTGGREVNFPGSTYQGQDFPDVVASLRVEQGWGAAQLSGALTQRKLTTGNIAGAVEGDEMGYAVQAGVKFNLPMIAAGDTFVLQAAYADGAIGYLGWNSGTFGLGRLGALALADAAFSGIGNNVKTTTGFSIVAALKHFWTPELRTEISASYSELKLGYLNGGGVYFNPLDVRSLDPKEFIIAGNLIWSPVSGLDIGVEVLYSHLDVRSPVTTVNNFGGRNALLGIKSEDAIAGRLRIQRDF; encoded by the coding sequence ATGAAGCTCGTTAAGAGCCTCCTCCTCGGTTCCGCCGCCGGCATCGCCGCGGTTGCCGGGGCTCAGGCCGCCGACCTTCCCTCGCGGAAGGCCGCTCCGGTCGAATACGTTCGCGTCTGCTCCGCCTATGGCGCAGGCTTCTTCTACATCCCCGGCACCGAGACCTGCCTGCGCGTCAGCGGACGTGTTCGTGCAGAGTATCTGGTCGGTGAGCGCTTCGGCGACAACCAGGACGCCTACGGCACCCGCGCTCGTGGCCGTTTGAACATCGACGCCCGCACGGCCACCGCCTACGGCACGCTGCGTACCTACATCCGCTACGAGCTGACCAACAACTCGGGTCTCTACAGCACTGCCGGCATCTCGCCGTTCAACGCTGGTGCGTCCGTCCCCACCGCCGGCTTCGGCCGCGGCGTCGGCACGACCGGCTCGCTGCTCGACATGGCGTTCGTCCAGTTCGGCCCGATCACGGCCGGTCGTGCGCAGTCGTTCTTCGACTTCTACCCGAACGATTTCAACTTCAACTCGGTCCGTACGGCTGACAGCCGTCTGAACCTGTTGGCCTACACCGCGACCTTCGGTTCGGGCTTCTCGGCGACGGTTTCGCTTGAAGATCGCGTTTCGGGAACCGGCGGCCGCGAGGTCAACTTCCCCGGCTCGACCTATCAGGGCCAGGACTTCCCGGATGTCGTGGCTTCGCTCCGTGTCGAGCAGGGCTGGGGCGCTGCGCAGTTGTCGGGTGCTTTGACCCAGCGTAAGCTGACCACCGGCAACATCGCAGGCGCTGTCGAAGGCGACGAGATGGGCTACGCCGTTCAGGCAGGTGTCAAGTTCAACCTGCCGATGATCGCCGCTGGCGACACCTTCGTTCTGCAGGCTGCTTACGCCGATGGCGCGATTGGCTATCTCGGCTGGAACTCGGGCACGTTCGGCCTCGGCCGTTTGGGTGCTCTGGCTCTTGCTGATGCCGCCTTCTCGGGTATTGGCAACAACGTCAAGACCACGACCGGCTTCTCGATCGTGGCTGCTCTGAAGCACTTCTGGACCCCGGAACTGCGTACCGAGATCTCGGCTTCGTATTCGGAGCTGAAGCTCGGCTACCTGAACGGTGGCGGCGTTTACTTCAACCCGCTCGACGTTCGTTCGCTTGATCCGAAGGAATTCATCATCGCCGGCAACCTGATTTGGTCGCCTGTGTCGGGCCTGGATATCGGCGTGGAAGTGCTCTACTCGCACCTCGATGTTCGTTCGCCGGTTACGACCGTCAACAACTTTGGCGGTCGCAATGCCCTTCTCGGCATCAAGAGCGAAGATGCGATTGCTGGTCGTCTGCGCATCCAGCGCGACTTCTGA